In Streptomyces sp. P9-A4, the genomic window GTACGGCTCCGGGAGCGGAACCGGACCTGGATCTGGTGCACGCCCATCTCCCCGTACGCGCGCAGGGAGGCGGCGATCTCCTCCGGCGCGCCGGTCAGGGTGCGCCGGCCGACCCGCCAGGCGGGCGTGCCGACGTAGAGCGGCTCGGCGATGGCGCCGACGGTGATCGGCTCGGCGATCCCGGCCTCGGCGCGGAGCCTCAGCAGCTTCTGGATCCGCTCGGCGAGCTGCTCGCGCGGGTCGCCCTGCGGAAGCCAGCCGTCGCCCTTGAGCGCGGCGCGGCGCACGGCGGCCGGGGAGGAGCCTCCCACCCAGAGCGGGACCCGCACCTGCGCGGGCCGGGGCCGCTGGCCCAGGTCCTTGAAGGCGAACCGCTCCCCCAGGTGCTCCGGGTACTCCTCGGGACCGAGCGCGGCCCGCAGCGCGTCGACGGTCTCGTCGAGCACGGCGCCCCGGCGCGCGAAGTCCACGCCGAGCGCCTCGAACTCCTCCTGGACGTGCCCGGCGCCGACCCCGAGGACCAGCCGGCCGCCGGAGAGGTGGTCGAGCGTCGCGTACGCCTTGGCGGTGACGAGCGGGTGGCGCAGCCCGACGACGGCGACGTGCGAGAGGAGCCGGACCCGCCGGGTGGCGGCGGCGAGGAAGGAGAGCGTGGCGACCGGGTCGTACCAGACGGTGCTCATGGCCTCGGCGAGCCGGCGCGGGATGGCGACGTGGTCGCAGCTCGCGAGGTAGTCGAAGCCGTACTCCTCGGCGGCCCGCGCGACGGCCAGCAGATCACCGGGCCCGGCGTCCGCCTCCCAGGGCTCGGCGTAGAGCACGGACTGCGACTGAACGGGCAACTGCATCCCGTAGACCACCATGGGACCTCCTCGACACCGCCGCCTGACGGACCGTCACTTCAATGGGCGGGGCCCATGCTCGTATCTGACGGTCCATCAGGCAAGGGGTGGGGGCGACCCGGCCGGGCGCCCGTCGGGTCAGGGGGCCCAGAGGCCGTCCTTCGTGAGACCCAGGAGGTCGATCGCGTTGCCTCGGACGATGCGGTCGACGACGTCCGGGGCCAGGTGGCCCATCTGCGCCTCACCGACCTCCCGCGACTTGGGCCAGGTCGAGTCCGAGTGCGGGTAGTCCGTCTCGTACAGGACGTTCCCCGCCCCGATCGCGTCGAGGTTCCGCAGCCCGAACGCGTCGTCGAAGAAGCAGCCGAAGACATGCCCGGCGAACAGCTCCGACGGCGGGCGCAGCACCTTGTCCGCGACCCCGCCCCAGCCCCGGTTCTCCTCCCAGACGACGTCCGCGCGCTCCAGGATGTACGGGATCCAGCCGATCTGCCCCTCCGCGTACATGATCTTCAGGTTGGGGAAGCGCTCGAACTTGCCGCTCATCAGCCAGTCGACCATCGAGAAACAGCAGTTGGCGAAGGTGATCGTGGAGCCGACGGCCGGCGGGGCGTCGGCCGAGGTGGACGGCATCCGGCTGGACGAGCCGATGTGCATGGCGATGACCGTGCCGGTCTCGTCGCAGGCCCGGAAGAAGGGGTCCCAGTGGTCGGTGTGGACCGAGGGGAGCCCGAGGTGCGGCGGGATCTCCGAGAACGCCACGGCCCGCACCCCGCGCGCGGCGTTGCGGCGCACCTCGGCGGCGGCCAGCTCCGGGTCCCAGAGCGGGATGAGCGTGAGCGGGATCAGCCGCCCGTGGGCCTCGGGCCCGCACCACTCCTCCACCATCCAGTCGTTGTACGCGCGGACGCAGAGCAGCCCCAGCTCTCGATCGCTCGCCTCGGTGAAGGTCTGCCCGCAGAAGCGGGGGAAGGTGGGGAAGCAGAGCGCGGACTGGACGTGGTTGACGTCCATGTCGGCCAGCCGGTCGGGCACCGAGTGCGAACCCGGCCGCATCTGCTCGTACGTGATGACTTCGAGGCGTATCTCGTCCCGGTCGTAGCCGACGGCGGTGTCGAGCCGGGTGAGGGGCCGGTGCAGGTCCTCGTAGACCCACCAGTCGCCGACCGGGCCCTCGTCGCCCTTGGCCCCCATGACCGGGGCGAACTTCCCGCCGAGGAAGGTCATCTCCTTCAGC contains:
- a CDS encoding LLM class F420-dependent oxidoreductase, yielding MVVYGMQLPVQSQSVLYAEPWEADAGPGDLLAVARAAEEYGFDYLASCDHVAIPRRLAEAMSTVWYDPVATLSFLAAATRRVRLLSHVAVVGLRHPLVTAKAYATLDHLSGGRLVLGVGAGHVQEEFEALGVDFARRGAVLDETVDALRAALGPEEYPEHLGERFAFKDLGQRPRPAQVRVPLWVGGSSPAAVRRAALKGDGWLPQGDPREQLAERIQKLLRLRAEAGIAEPITVGAIAEPLYVGTPAWRVGRRTLTGAPEEIAASLRAYGEMGVHQIQVRFRSRSRTELIDQMAAFGTEVAPHL
- a CDS encoding amidohydrolase family protein codes for the protein MESMESTESTETFPRIISVDDHTVEPPHVWRDRLPSRYHDTGPRIVRAPLKEMTFLGGKFAPVMGAKGDEGPVGDWWVYEDLHRPLTRLDTAVGYDRDEIRLEVITYEQMRPGSHSVPDRLADMDVNHVQSALCFPTFPRFCGQTFTEASDRELGLLCVRAYNDWMVEEWCGPEAHGRLIPLTLIPLWDPELAAAEVRRNAARGVRAVAFSEIPPHLGLPSVHTDHWDPFFRACDETGTVIAMHIGSSSRMPSTSADAPPAVGSTITFANCCFSMVDWLMSGKFERFPNLKIMYAEGQIGWIPYILERADVVWEENRGWGGVADKVLRPPSELFAGHVFGCFFDDAFGLRNLDAIGAGNVLYETDYPHSDSTWPKSREVGEAQMGHLAPDVVDRIVRGNAIDLLGLTKDGLWAP